One window of Streptomyces sp. FIT100 genomic DNA carries:
- a CDS encoding NarK family nitrate/nitrite MFS transporter: protein MSAVQEMAAATRRSFDPAQYRPGRDITDWEPENDLFWSSIGKRVARRNLWIAVPALLVAFVVWQVWSVTATNLTDVGFGYSTSQLFWLTAIPGLTGGTSRIFYTFLGPKFGQRTFTALSTLVLVVPLVWLGLAIQDTSTSFTTMAVIAALCGVGGANFSSALANIGFFFPKREKGNATGINGGLGNLGVSVVQLLTPIVITSSVIAIGAGQHNAKTGGEVYLQNAAFLWIPVLVLLAALAWFGQNNLKTAATSFRQQRIIFRRKHTWLMTWLYIGTFGSFIGFAAALPMLIKTTFPDYSVATYAWMGPALGALARWAGGWIADKLGGARVTLLSFAGMAASITGVIFFLPTGGNGGNFTGFFLCFLAAFVSSGIGNGSTFRQIPVIFRSRHLKGLAEDTPEYARALKQTEMESGAVTGFTAAIAAYGFFFIPALFANFAVTSAMWGFVGFYATCIAITWWYYARKGAEAPS from the coding sequence ATGTCAGCCGTTCAGGAAATGGCCGCCGCGACCCGGCGGTCTTTCGACCCGGCGCAGTACCGACCCGGCCGCGACATCACCGACTGGGAGCCCGAGAACGACCTTTTCTGGAGCTCCATCGGCAAGCGCGTCGCCCGGCGCAACCTCTGGATCGCCGTTCCCGCCCTGCTCGTCGCCTTCGTGGTGTGGCAGGTGTGGAGCGTCACCGCCACCAATCTCACGGACGTCGGATTCGGCTACAGCACCTCGCAGCTGTTCTGGCTGACGGCCATCCCCGGCCTCACCGGCGGCACGTCCCGCATCTTCTACACCTTCCTGGGACCCAAGTTCGGTCAGCGAACCTTCACCGCGCTGTCCACGCTCGTCCTGGTCGTCCCCCTCGTCTGGCTGGGCCTGGCCATCCAGGACACCTCGACGTCGTTCACCACCATGGCCGTGATCGCGGCCCTGTGCGGCGTCGGTGGCGCCAACTTCTCCTCCGCGCTGGCCAACATCGGCTTCTTCTTCCCCAAGCGCGAGAAGGGCAACGCCACCGGCATCAACGGCGGCCTGGGCAACCTGGGCGTCTCCGTCGTCCAGCTGCTCACGCCGATCGTCATCACCAGCTCGGTGATCGCCATCGGCGCCGGCCAGCACAACGCCAAGACGGGCGGCGAGGTCTACCTCCAGAACGCCGCGTTCCTGTGGATACCCGTCCTGGTCCTGCTCGCCGCGCTCGCCTGGTTCGGCCAGAACAACCTGAAGACGGCCGCCACCTCCTTCCGGCAGCAGCGGATCATCTTCCGCCGCAAGCACACCTGGCTGATGACCTGGCTGTACATCGGCACCTTCGGCTCCTTCATCGGTTTCGCCGCGGCCCTGCCGATGCTGATCAAGACCACCTTCCCGGACTACTCGGTCGCCACCTACGCCTGGATGGGCCCCGCCCTCGGCGCACTCGCCCGCTGGGCCGGCGGCTGGATCGCCGACAAGCTGGGCGGCGCCCGGGTCACCCTCCTGTCGTTCGCCGGCATGGCGGCCTCGATCACCGGCGTGATCTTCTTCCTGCCGACCGGTGGGAACGGCGGGAACTTCACGGGCTTCTTCCTCTGCTTCCTCGCGGCCTTCGTCTCCTCCGGCATCGGCAACGGCTCGACGTTCCGGCAGATCCCGGTGATCTTCCGCAGTCGGCACCTGAAGGGCCTGGCAGAGGACACGCCCGAGTACGCCAGGGCCCTGAAGCAGACCGAGATGGAGTCCGGTGCCGTCACCGGCTTCACCGCCGCGATCGCCGCGTACGGCTTCTTCTTCATCCCCGCGCTGTTCGCCAACTTCGCCGTCACCAGCGCGATGTGGGGCTTCGTGGGCTTCTACGCGACGTGCATCGCGATCACCTGGTGGTACTACGCCCGCAAGGGCGCGGAAGCCCCGAGCTGA
- a CDS encoding MbtH family protein, whose protein sequence is MSSEVGPFDPGPDGNDTHLVLENAHGQLSLWPAWRAVPPGWSARFGPAPYDACVRLVDAAWR, encoded by the coding sequence ATGAGCAGTGAAGTCGGTCCGTTCGATCCGGGCCCCGACGGCAACGACACCCACCTCGTGCTGGAGAACGCCCACGGGCAGCTGTCCCTGTGGCCCGCCTGGCGCGCCGTACCGCCGGGCTGGAGCGCCCGCTTCGGCCCGGCCCCATACGACGCCTGCGTGCGCCTGGTGGATGCGGCATGGCGATGA
- the pflA gene encoding pyruvate formate-lyase-activating protein yields the protein MHSWDLSTGVDGPGTRFVTFLSGCPLRCLYCHNPDTWRIRDGVRTSADDVIAEAGKYTRFIAAAGGGATVSGGEPLLQPVFTGELLHRMKHELGLHTALDTSGFLGARASDALLRDTDLVLLDIKSWDPDTYLKVTGRPVAPTLDFARRLAGLGTEVHVRFVLVPGLTDDPANVEGVASFAAGLGNVSRVDVLPFHKLGEAKWAALGRDVPLRDTPVPTATEVAAAKAIFVAEGLTAV from the coding sequence GTGCACTCCTGGGACCTCTCCACCGGTGTGGACGGTCCCGGGACCCGGTTCGTCACCTTCCTCTCCGGCTGCCCGCTGCGCTGTCTGTACTGCCACAACCCCGACACCTGGCGGATCCGCGACGGCGTGCGCACCTCGGCCGACGACGTGATCGCGGAGGCGGGGAAGTACACCCGCTTCATCGCGGCCGCCGGCGGCGGCGCCACCGTCTCCGGCGGCGAACCGCTCCTCCAGCCCGTGTTCACCGGCGAGTTGCTGCACCGGATGAAGCACGAGCTCGGACTGCACACCGCCCTGGACACCTCGGGCTTCCTCGGTGCCCGGGCGAGCGACGCGCTGTTGCGCGACACCGACCTCGTCCTCCTCGACATCAAGTCCTGGGACCCGGACACCTACCTGAAGGTGACCGGGCGCCCCGTCGCGCCGACCCTGGACTTCGCCCGGCGCCTCGCCGGACTGGGCACGGAGGTCCATGTCCGCTTCGTGCTCGTCCCGGGGCTCACCGACGACCCCGCGAACGTCGAAGGGGTCGCCTCCTTCGCCGCCGGTCTCGGCAATGTCTCCCGTGTCGACGTCCTCCCCTTCCACAAGCTCGGCGAGGCGAAGTGGGCGGCCCTCGGCAGGGACGTCCCCCTCCGCGACACGCCCGTACCGACGGCCACGGAGGTCGCCGCGGCGAAGGCGATCTTCGTGGCCGAGGGTCTCACCGCGGTCTGA
- a CDS encoding GntR family transcriptional regulator, with product MSPSRRQRDAVPAYLRIAAHLEGEIAAGCMPVHAKLPPERVLTARFGVNRYTVRAALQHLRERGLVVTDRRGTFVAGTAAAPRSGSATFRTARAEGADVEQAVPIFPVDVVGCLISGQLFSASVSAAMAELLGIPPTRQALVHHQRAVTVAGEPMHEAVTRFTPVATVEVPELSRYLPRLPVTDPDLRLLHQWVVRAGFRPTVRETITLTRHAAQHGPGAAPELAVRRHLCDQQGRLLAVTDLTFHRAWQQITLDYTDPAASTHCVQAGPAR from the coding sequence GTGTCCCCGTCGCGCCGTCAGCGTGATGCCGTTCCGGCCTATCTGCGCATCGCCGCACATCTCGAGGGTGAGATCGCAGCGGGCTGCATGCCCGTACACGCCAAGCTGCCTCCCGAGCGGGTGCTCACCGCTCGGTTCGGCGTCAACAGGTACACCGTCAGGGCGGCTCTGCAGCACCTGCGGGAGAGGGGGCTCGTGGTCACGGACCGCCGGGGCACCTTCGTGGCCGGGACCGCCGCAGCGCCCCGCTCCGGCTCCGCCACGTTCCGCACCGCCCGTGCGGAAGGCGCGGATGTGGAACAGGCCGTGCCGATCTTCCCCGTCGATGTCGTCGGCTGTCTGATTTCGGGGCAGCTGTTCAGCGCATCGGTCTCCGCGGCCATGGCCGAGCTGCTCGGCATCCCGCCCACCCGGCAGGCGCTGGTGCACCACCAGCGCGCGGTCACCGTCGCGGGCGAGCCGATGCACGAGGCCGTGACCCGCTTCACACCCGTCGCGACGGTGGAGGTCCCCGAACTCTCCCGATACCTGCCCCGCCTGCCGGTGACCGACCCCGACCTGCGGCTTCTCCACCAATGGGTCGTCCGGGCCGGATTCCGTCCCACGGTCAGGGAGACGATCACGCTCACCCGCCACGCCGCGCAGCACGGTCCCGGGGCCGCCCCCGAACTGGCCGTGCGCCGGCACCTGTGCGACCAGCAGGGGCGCCTGCTCGCCGTGACCGACCTGACGTTCCACCGCGCATGGCAGCAGATCACCCTCGACTACACCGACCCTGCCGCGAGCACCCACTGCGTACAGGCAGGTCCGGCACGCTGA
- the pflB gene encoding formate C-acetyltransferase, which yields MTSTPPMATTEREAWAGFQGGLWRDTVDVRDFIQWNYTPYEGDGSFLSGPTERTTAVWKAITDKFPEEIRKGVHDVAYDIPSTITAHAPGYIDRARELIVGLQTDAPLKRAIMPYGGWRMVATSLETYGYPVSPELEKVFTDYRKTHNAGVFDAYTPEIRAARKAGIVTGLPDAYGRGRIIGDYRRVALYGVDRLIEAKKQEKTELDSLSAGGRSPEETIRLREELAEQIRALGELKAMAASYGHDISGPAATGREAVQWLYFAYLAAVKEQNGAAMSLGRTSTFLDVYLDRDIRAGRLTEEQAQELIDDFIIKLRIVRFLRTPEYDELFSGDPTWVTESIGGMGEDGRPLVTRTSFRYLQTLYNLGPAPEPNMTVFWSPRLPRGFKEFCARVSIDTSSVQYESDELMRPRFGDDTAIACCVSAMPVGKQMQFFGARVNLAKALLYAINGGRDEKSGAQVGPDTGAITSDVLDYDEVLAKLDAQMRWLAGVYVHALNVIHYMHDKYAYERIEMALHDRDVRRTMACGIAGLSVAADSLSAIKHAKVTVHRDATGLATDYTVEGDYPAYGNNDDRADEIAVRLVREFMAMLRTHPTYRDAEHTQSVLTITSNVVYGKKTGNTPDGRRAGAPFSPGANPMNGRDKHGYVASALSVAKIPYGNAEDGVSLTSTVTPDGLGRTHEERIANLAGVLDGYTASDGFHMNVNVLNRDVLEDAMEHPEKYPQLTIRVSGYAVNFVRLTREQQLDVVNRTFHGSL from the coding sequence ATGACTTCCACCCCGCCGATGGCAACCACGGAACGCGAAGCCTGGGCAGGCTTCCAGGGCGGCCTGTGGCGCGACACCGTCGACGTCCGCGACTTCATCCAGTGGAACTACACGCCGTACGAGGGCGACGGGTCCTTCCTCAGCGGCCCCACCGAGCGCACCACAGCGGTGTGGAAGGCGATCACCGACAAGTTCCCCGAGGAGATCCGCAAGGGCGTCCACGACGTCGCGTACGACATCCCGTCGACCATCACCGCGCACGCGCCCGGCTACATCGACCGGGCCAGGGAGCTGATCGTCGGCCTCCAGACGGACGCCCCCCTCAAGCGCGCGATCATGCCCTACGGCGGATGGCGGATGGTCGCCACCTCCCTGGAAACCTACGGCTACCCGGTGTCGCCGGAGCTGGAGAAGGTCTTCACCGACTACCGCAAGACCCACAACGCCGGTGTCTTCGACGCCTACACCCCCGAGATCCGCGCCGCCCGCAAGGCCGGCATCGTCACCGGTCTTCCGGACGCCTACGGCCGCGGCCGCATCATCGGCGACTACCGCCGGGTCGCGCTCTACGGCGTCGACCGCCTCATCGAGGCCAAGAAGCAGGAGAAGACGGAGCTCGACTCCCTGTCCGCGGGCGGCCGCTCACCGGAGGAGACGATCCGGCTGCGCGAGGAACTCGCCGAGCAGATCCGGGCCCTGGGCGAGCTCAAGGCGATGGCCGCCTCCTACGGCCACGACATCTCCGGCCCGGCCGCCACCGGCCGCGAGGCCGTCCAGTGGCTGTACTTCGCCTACCTGGCGGCGGTGAAGGAGCAGAACGGCGCCGCCATGTCCCTGGGCCGCACCTCCACCTTCCTCGACGTCTACCTGGACCGCGACATCCGGGCCGGCCGGCTCACGGAGGAGCAGGCCCAGGAGCTGATCGACGACTTCATCATCAAGCTGCGCATCGTCCGCTTCCTGCGCACCCCCGAGTACGACGAGCTCTTCTCCGGTGACCCGACCTGGGTCACCGAGTCGATCGGCGGAATGGGCGAGGACGGGCGCCCGCTCGTCACCCGGACCTCGTTCCGCTACCTCCAGACCCTCTACAACCTCGGCCCGGCCCCCGAGCCGAACATGACGGTCTTCTGGTCGCCCCGGCTGCCGCGCGGCTTCAAGGAGTTCTGCGCCAGGGTGTCCATCGACACCTCCTCGGTGCAGTACGAGTCGGACGAGCTCATGCGCCCCCGGTTCGGCGACGACACCGCCATCGCCTGCTGCGTCTCCGCGATGCCCGTCGGCAAGCAGATGCAGTTCTTCGGCGCCAGGGTGAACCTCGCCAAGGCCCTGCTGTACGCGATCAACGGCGGCCGGGACGAGAAGTCAGGCGCCCAGGTCGGCCCGGACACCGGTGCCATCACCTCCGACGTCCTCGACTACGACGAGGTGCTGGCGAAGCTCGACGCACAGATGCGGTGGCTCGCGGGCGTGTACGTGCACGCTCTGAACGTCATCCACTACATGCACGACAAGTACGCCTACGAGCGCATCGAGATGGCGCTCCACGACCGCGACGTACGCCGCACCATGGCCTGCGGCATCGCCGGCCTTTCGGTGGCCGCCGACTCGCTCTCCGCGATCAAGCACGCCAAGGTCACCGTCCACCGCGACGCAACCGGCCTCGCCACCGACTACACCGTCGAGGGCGACTACCCCGCCTACGGCAACAACGACGACCGTGCCGACGAGATCGCGGTGCGGCTGGTCCGGGAGTTCATGGCGATGCTGCGCACACACCCGACCTATCGGGACGCGGAGCACACCCAGTCCGTGCTGACGATCACCTCGAACGTGGTGTACGGCAAGAAGACCGGGAACACGCCGGACGGCCGCCGTGCCGGCGCCCCGTTCTCGCCCGGTGCCAACCCGATGAACGGCCGGGACAAGCACGGTTACGTCGCCTCTGCGCTGTCGGTCGCCAAGATCCCGTACGGGAACGCGGAGGACGGTGTCTCCCTGACCAGCACGGTCACCCCCGACGGCCTGGGCCGCACCCACGAGGAGCGGATCGCGAACCTGGCGGGCGTCCTCGACGGGTACACGGCAAGCGACGGCTTCCACATGAACGTCAACGTGCTCAACCGTGACGTGCTCGAGGACGCGATGGAGCACCCCGAGAAGTACCCGCAGCTGACCATCCGCGTCAGCGGCTACGCGGTCAACTTCGTCAGGCTCACGCGGGAGCAGCAGCTCGACGTGGTGAACCGCACCTTCCACGGCTCGCTGTGA
- a CDS encoding endonuclease/exonuclease/phosphatase family protein, which yields MNMKFRRRAAGLGLAAALTLTVAGPAPAASAADTLTVMSFNTWHGGTQVTDGVSKIAGEITKAGADVVSLQEYSGNSTKQIADKLGWYATNTGTHVDIISRLPFEGQDWTSSGNGTVAVKIKGVWIYSAHLDYTKYGPYNACFDNDSYATIYADEANRKKQAQEILSWAGSSPAIIAGDFNTPSHLDWTASTQATHCNSVVQWPATKVFADAGYWDAYREVNPSELLTPGNTWSPVVKWNAGRPEPQDRIDLILYRGGSLDATRARTWGGGSNWPSDHLAVVATFNL from the coding sequence ATGAACATGAAATTCCGTCGCCGGGCGGCCGGACTGGGCCTCGCCGCCGCGCTCACCCTCACTGTCGCCGGACCCGCGCCCGCCGCGTCCGCCGCGGACACCCTCACCGTGATGAGCTTCAACACCTGGCACGGTGGCACCCAGGTCACCGACGGCGTCAGCAAGATCGCCGGCGAGATCACCAAGGCCGGGGCGGACGTCGTCTCGCTCCAGGAGTACTCGGGCAACTCCACCAAGCAGATCGCCGACAAGCTCGGCTGGTACGCCACCAACACCGGGACCCACGTCGACATCATCAGCCGTCTGCCCTTCGAAGGGCAGGACTGGACCTCCAGCGGCAACGGCACGGTCGCGGTCAAGATCAAGGGCGTGTGGATCTACTCGGCGCATCTCGACTACACGAAGTACGGCCCGTACAACGCCTGCTTCGACAACGACAGCTACGCGACGATCTACGCCGACGAGGCCAACCGCAAGAAGCAGGCCCAGGAGATCCTCAGCTGGGCCGGTTCCAGCCCGGCCATCATCGCCGGTGACTTCAACACCCCCTCGCACCTGGACTGGACGGCGAGCACCCAGGCGACGCACTGCAACTCGGTGGTGCAGTGGCCGGCCACCAAGGTATTCGCGGACGCCGGGTACTGGGACGCGTACCGCGAGGTCAATCCCAGCGAGCTCCTGACGCCCGGCAACACCTGGTCCCCGGTGGTGAAGTGGAACGCGGGCCGCCCCGAGCCGCAGGACCGGATCGACCTCATCCTCTACCGCGGCGGCTCCCTCGACGCGACGAGGGCGCGCACCTGGGGCGGAGGCAGCAACTGGCCCTCGGACCACCTGGCCGTGGTGGCCACGTTCAACCTCTGA
- a CDS encoding DsbA family protein — MSDNSMNPRGSATSPKPTQRATAKQKAAALREAEAARARRRRTLLTVGAIGTALAVGVLVGTQLTGRTADADDSSASGSARPLVVPANTSGEDGVVVPYGDKDAKGTLTVYADMRCPYCAAVEKQLGPAVSELVADGTIKVEYRMAAFLDGALGGKGSHTALAALGAAANESPRKFFEYQHVLYANQPSEEQDSFASTAKLVDLAKKVPGLNSAQFNKAVKEKTYLPWAQKTADKFHEYGISGTPTFMVDGKRVTVLDDEGRPVSKRAFVDEVRKTVKG, encoded by the coding sequence ATGAGCGACAACTCCATGAATCCGCGGGGAAGCGCCACTTCCCCGAAGCCGACGCAGAGGGCGACCGCGAAGCAGAAGGCGGCCGCCCTTCGCGAGGCCGAGGCTGCTCGTGCCCGTCGGCGCCGGACGCTGCTCACGGTCGGCGCCATCGGCACCGCGCTGGCGGTCGGTGTCCTGGTGGGCACCCAGTTGACAGGGCGCACCGCCGACGCCGACGACTCCTCGGCCTCGGGTTCCGCGCGGCCGCTGGTCGTTCCCGCCAACACCTCCGGCGAGGACGGCGTCGTGGTTCCCTACGGCGACAAGGACGCCAAAGGCACCCTGACCGTCTACGCGGACATGCGATGCCCGTACTGCGCGGCCGTCGAGAAGCAACTCGGTCCCGCCGTCTCCGAACTGGTCGCGGACGGAACGATCAAGGTCGAGTACAGGATGGCCGCCTTCCTGGACGGCGCGCTCGGCGGCAAGGGGTCACACACCGCGTTGGCCGCTCTCGGGGCAGCGGCCAACGAGAGCCCGCGGAAGTTCTTCGAGTACCAGCACGTCCTGTACGCCAACCAGCCTTCCGAGGAGCAGGACTCCTTCGCCTCCACCGCCAAACTGGTCGACCTGGCCAAGAAGGTCCCGGGGCTGAACTCCGCGCAGTTCAACAAGGCGGTCAAGGAGAAGACCTATCTGCCCTGGGCGCAGAAGACCGCCGACAAGTTCCACGAGTACGGGATCAGCGGTACTCCGACCTTCATGGTCGACGGGAAGCGTGTGACCGTGCTGGACGACGAGGGGCGGCCGGTGAGCAAGCGGGCCTTCGTCGACGAGGTCAGGAAGACCGTCAAGGGGTAG